In a single window of the Sediminicoccus sp. KRV36 genome:
- a CDS encoding isovaleryl-CoA dehydrogenase, with translation MLPNTMMQSLDFGLGEEIDALRDSVRGFAADRVAPIAAEIDKTDEFPRYLWPEMGALGLHGITVDEEYGGAGMGYLAHVVAVEEVSRASASVGLSYGAHSNLCVNQLARNGNAEQKAKYLPKLISGEHLGALAMSEPGAGSDVVSMKLRAEKRGDRYVLNGTKMWITNAHYAETLIVYAKTDPEAGPKGITAFIVERGMKGFTPAQKLDKLGMRGSPTSELVFEDCEVPAENVLGQVNGGVRVLMSGLDYERAVLAAGPLGIMQACLDVVVPYIHERKQFGQAIGEFQFIQGKVADMYTRFNAARAYVYAVARACDAGKTTRKDAAGAILFAAEEATKAALDAIQILGGNGYINDYPTGRLLRDAKLYEIGAGTSEIRRLLIGRELFRETA, from the coding sequence ATGCTGCCCAACACCATGATGCAGTCGCTGGATTTCGGCCTGGGCGAGGAGATTGACGCGCTGCGGGACAGCGTGCGCGGCTTCGCTGCCGACCGGGTGGCGCCCATCGCCGCCGAGATTGACAAGACGGACGAGTTTCCGCGCTACCTCTGGCCCGAAATGGGGGCGCTGGGCCTGCATGGCATCACGGTGGATGAGGAGTATGGCGGGGCGGGGATGGGCTACCTCGCGCATGTCGTGGCGGTCGAGGAAGTCAGCCGTGCTTCCGCCAGTGTGGGGCTGAGCTACGGCGCGCATTCCAATCTTTGCGTGAACCAGCTCGCCCGCAACGGCAATGCCGAGCAGAAGGCGAAGTATCTGCCGAAGCTGATCAGCGGCGAGCATCTGGGCGCACTGGCCATGAGCGAGCCAGGTGCGGGTTCGGACGTGGTCAGCATGAAGCTGCGCGCCGAAAAGCGGGGCGACCGCTATGTGCTGAACGGCACGAAGATGTGGATCACCAACGCGCATTACGCCGAGACGCTGATCGTCTATGCCAAGACCGACCCGGAGGCCGGGCCCAAGGGCATCACCGCCTTCATCGTCGAGCGCGGGATGAAGGGTTTCACGCCCGCACAGAAGCTCGACAAGCTCGGCATGCGCGGCTCTCCCACCAGCGAGCTCGTCTTTGAGGATTGCGAGGTGCCGGCGGAAAACGTGCTGGGCCAGGTGAATGGCGGCGTGCGGGTGCTGATGTCGGGCCTCGACTACGAGCGCGCCGTGCTGGCGGCCGGCCCCTTGGGCATCATGCAGGCCTGCCTGGATGTGGTCGTTCCCTATATCCATGAGCGCAAGCAGTTCGGCCAGGCGATCGGCGAGTTCCAGTTCATCCAGGGCAAGGTCGCGGACATGTACACGCGCTTCAACGCGGCGCGGGCCTACGTTTATGCCGTCGCGCGCGCCTGCGATGCGGGCAAGACCACGCGCAAGGATGCGGCCGGCGCGATCCTGTTCGCCGCCGAGGAAGCGACCAAGGCGGCGCTGGATGCGATCCAGATCCTGGGCGGCAACGGGTATATCAACGACTACCCGACGGGGCGGCTGCTGCGGGATGCGAAGCTCTATGAGATCGGCGCGGGGACGAGTGAGATCCGGCGGTTGCTGATCGGGCGGGAGCTGTTTCGTGAGACGGCTTGA